From the Gemmatimonadota bacterium genome, the window CTCACGTCGCCGGCCGCCACACGTGCGCCAAAGCTGGCATATCGACCGTGCAACCAGACGACGCCCAGCACCGGCGGCGCGAGGGCGAGGGCCATATGCAGGCCGAGGTCGCTCCCTTCAACCGCGCCACGGGCGGCGAGGACTGCGGGCGTGAGTGCCTGTGGTGCGAGAGTCAGCGCGATCCATACGCGCGCGGATCGCCCCTGCTCTTGGCGGTAACGGCTAGCTCGCTCTTCGGACGGTGACCGTTCGCCGGCGAGGTAGCCGCGTTGAAGAAAAACGAATGTGCCAACCACCAAAAGCTGGGCGAGTGATCCGGTAGCCGCGGCCAAGAGCGGTCGTCCGGTTGAGAGGCCGAGCGCCAGCGCACACAACAGCGCGAGTGCCTGTACGGCGCGCATGCGTTGCACGTGCACGGTGTAACCGATGCCTTCCAACGTGCAGATGCGCGGCGACAGCCAGATATACAGCGTGGTGCTCCCGACCAACACGAGCCATGGGAGCAAGAACTCCACATGTTCCTGTTGCGCGCGTCCGCCGAGGAGGAGCACGCCGCCCAGTACGGCAAGCGCTGCGAACCAGAGGGCCGCGTGCGCAAACCAGCGGTTCGCCATGGAACGCACCATACCGATGTCGGCGCCGGCGTGTGCGGCGAGCTGCACCACGAGTGTGCCGAGTCCGGTTTCGAACATGGGACCCACGGCCACGAGGTTCACGGCCACGAGATAGAATCCGCGCGCCGCTGGGGAGAGTCGTGTGAGGGTAAGCCAGAGCGTGAGCGGAGCGCCGGCGAGGGCAAGCAGGCGGGCGAGCGCGAGCCAGCGAACGGCAGGGTCGGCGAAGAGTTGGCCTGCGAGTCGTTTCATGCGCCGGCTGTGCGGGGGCGAGCGAATGCGTCCGGCGTGAGTTCCGGCACGACACGCATCATCTCGTTGTCCTTGTATGGCAGTGCGCCGATGAGCAAACGACCAGTGGCGTGCCATTCGCGCCAGCACTCGCGAGCGAAATCGGCGACCGAACGCGTGACGCCGGACGCAATATTAACTTCCTCGATGCCGCCGTCCTTCCGCTCCTGGATGCGCTCCGCCAGCATGACCAGCATCTCGGCCACCTGATCAACACGAACGAAATCGCGGAGTTGCTCGCCGGGCGACATCGGGAAATCTCGCCCAGCTGCCGCCGCGGCGCGAAGGGCCGGCCACAGGCGCGACTCCGCCTCACCTTCTCCGTAGACTTGAAACAACCGTGCGATCATCCCCACGCTTCCGGTTTCGCGAATGAACTCACGAACCGCAAGACTCGCCATGGCCTTGGACGTCGGATACGATCCCGCAGGCCGTAGCGGTGCGTTGGAGGGAATGCAATCGAAATCATTCGCGGAATAGCCGTACTCGAAACACGAACCCGCCACGAGAAAACGGCGCACCCCGTGCTCATTCGCCGCGCGCAAGCAGCGAAGGCTGTCCGTGACGTTGCCCTGAATGCAGCGCTCCAAAGAGTCGTACGGCGTGTTCGGACTGTGCGCGGCGAGGTGCACCAACACATCGTGCCCCGCCATGGCGTCCCCAGGTACGGTGGCAAGATCGCCTGTCACCCACCGAGGTTCGTGCGTGAGCACGATACGCGGGGCGCTCGTCGCGCGCCGGAGTGCCGTTACCTCGTGGCCGCGCAACATCGCCGCTGCCACAAAATGGCTCCCCACAAAGCCCGAGCCGCCTGTGACGAAGAGTTTCATGCGGTGCGCGTGTCTGCCGGCGGGATGGGGCGGAACGTCGAGATGGGCGGCAGCGCTTCATCCCGGCTGGAGACTACGGGCGCCTGCACCGGCCAGTCAAACGCAATACTGCGCCAATGCACGCCGGCATCAAGCGCAGGCACGTGAACTTGCGAGGTGAGATAGCCAATCATCGAATGCTCTGATTGACTGAGAAAGCCGTGGGCGATGCCGCGCGGGATGAAGATGCCGACCCCCGATTCCGCAGCGAGCGACAACGACGCGACGCGTCCGAAACCTGCTCCTTCGCGTAAATCCACCAGCACGTCGAGAACAGAGCCGCCCAT encodes:
- a CDS encoding NAD-dependent epimerase/dehydratase family protein encodes the protein MKLFVTGGSGFVGSHFVAAAMLRGHEVTALRRATSAPRIVLTHEPRWVTGDLATVPGDAMAGHDVLVHLAAHSPNTPYDSLERCIQGNVTDSLRCLRAANEHGVRRFLVAGSCFEYGYSANDFDCIPSNAPLRPAGSYPTSKAMASLAVREFIRETGSVGMIARLFQVYGEGEAESRLWPALRAAAAAGRDFPMSPGEQLRDFVRVDQVAEMLVMLAERIQERKDGGIEEVNIASGVTRSVADFARECWREWHATGRLLIGALPYKDNEMMRVVPELTPDAFARPRTAGA
- a CDS encoding dTDP-4-dehydrorhamnose 3,5-epimerase family protein is translated as MDIRDELLPGCYAVETYRYADDRGLFSKAFSRDGNRLFERFSCAEFFYSTSGLHVVRGMHLQLGNAMMEKFIFCMGGSVLDVLVDLREGAGFGRVASLSLAAESGVGIFIPRGIAHGFLSQSEHSMIGYLTSQVHVPALDAGVHWRSIAFDWPVQAPVVSSRDEALPPISTFRPIPPADTRTA